aataaatttatttgtcTGTTCCTCGATCACTACTTTAAGTTCTCTGAAGCTTGTTCTCGTTGTTCATCAGGCCACAACAAGCTTATTCTGTTTTGCGTTATCTTGCTTAACCCCTTGCAGGCACCTTTAAAGCTTGTCTCTGCCATGAAAGGTAGCCGTGAGAAACTAGGGGCAGCTCAGAGAAAGCTGAAGGTAACATGGGCTCCCGATGTTTACGACCCACCTCCGACATCAGTGTCTCATGTCGTGAGAAGGGGCACGAAGCAGCAGAAGCTGTCCAGGAAAGACAAGAGACATGGCAAGAGAGGCCACAAGGGAAAGGACTTCTCTCGAGGCAAAGGGAGCAAGGACTGCTCAAATGGGGCTACTGGGAAggataagaagaaaaagaagaagaagcaattTGGCCAAACCCCTCCAAGCTCCAGTACTTGCTATAAATTGCTAGATGCTAGTAATAGTGTAATGGATCCCAAGCCAGATCAGGTGGAGAACTTGGATATGGGCATTCTGGACACCTCCTGTGGGAGCAGCTTCTTGAAAATATCTTTGACTAAGCCACATTACCCTGTTGCAGAGGCACTGTGAGACAGCCATCTCCAACCAGTACCTGGGCCATCTTCCCAGGTgatgtatataaataatatcGTCGACTGTTTTCTGTTTCATGACTGATGTTCTGAGAATTATGCAAGTCTGCTTGAGCTTGTTACTGTTTTTGTTGGAGTCTTGACCTTTAATGTTCGGGACAACCTTACAATGCTAAAATGTTTCGGAAAATTATTGTTCTTGGGTGTATATAAATAATGCTGTCAGACTGTGTTGGGTTCGATCGCTGATGGTCGTAGAATCATGCAAATATCCTTGAGCTTGTTACTGGTTGTTTTGGAGTCTTAACCTAAATTATAAGAGCTGTATACATAGGAGATATTGTTTTGGAACTAGAAGCGTAATGTTTTCTATCGAATATATCCTAGGAGGGCTGACTGAATTTTTATATAGAAAAACATAGCGTGAGCATTGACAATGGCTTTAGAGGTATACAAGCCTTGAGATATAATCTAGAGCATACATAAAAAGACTGCAGCGAATAATCTGACAAGGAAAAGAACACGATCAAATGTAGCATGAAATTGATAAACTCAAACCCTAAATATCAgtaattcatgttaaatttcTATCCCATTCCCACAATTCCATTAAATCAAACCTACATGACCTAAATATCATAAAGGAATCATACAACTCAAGGAccatcagaaaagaaaaactgacATATGAACGATAGAGCTACTGTGATTTAGTAAAGTTGGGAAGGCTATTAGTTGTTGGCTAATACATTACACCGTTGCTCGACTTTCGGTCTTGGTTCCAGCTGATTGCCTTAAGTATTACCTCCTTCCTCAGGCAGTGTTGACCTTCTCACAGCAACTATGGCCATGTAAAGTTCCTCCCCGACTCTGAACGACCAAACCTGGACTACATCGCCTTCTTTCAAATTGTTATCCTCCACAAAATCGGTCCAAACCCCTGTGGTCAGCACGTACATGATAGATAccttcccatttttctttttcatgtgCCATCTCCTGAAGCTCAGTTCGTGCATATGGCGTGATGGTCCTATAACCTGAACTGGAATACCTCTCTTTTCAATGTCACTTTTCGTGGCTGGCAACTTGACTATTTCCTTCTCCTCTTCCCTTAGGAAATTGAGGGATAAGATATTCTTCTTAGATAGCAACAGGCGCTTGTAATGTCTTGCCACGTCACTGCTGGTGAGCTCTTTCTGGCAGACGGGGGTAATGTCTGTCCCTCTTTGCTCGCGCTCGATCCAGTCCTTCCATTCTCGAGGCATTTCCACGGGATCAAAGGGTGTAGGCCCTTCTTCCTTTGGTTTTTTTAGTGGCCTTGGCTGCTTGAGCCTCCCCGACAGAGGTCTCTTCTTCCCTCTTGTCGAACTTTCTCTGACCTCCTTGACCTTGCCAGAAGCTTGGATTCCCAAGGGCTGCTCCAGTTTTGTTGAGGACTCTCCGGCCTCATGACAGCTGTGAGGGCCGAAAGGAACCTCGACTCTTAGAGACCTCGGCCTCTGCCCTTGCCAGTGAGGAAGAACAAAGGTTTTGGGGACTTGGTTCTTCTGGTATGCAGATTCCCCATCCTTGTGGGACCTCACCCACTCTGGCTTCTCGACGGGACGACAGGTTCCAAAGGGCATCTCTCTTCGCACATCAAAGCGAGGGGTTTGAACAGTCCTCGACGGAACCCCAAGTGGTTCTGCGACCAGCTTCTTGCTTGCGACTTTGACCACTTCCAGTAATTCTTCCGTCACGGTCATGTTCTCGTGTCCACGCCCCATCATATCTTCCAAGCAGGGCGCTGCCTTGTCGGACTCCCCATTCATTTGGCTGCAACGATCCGCTAGGTTCTTCGTCTCCTTTTCTTGCTCCATTCCATCTGCCATTGTTGCGTGAATCTGCTTATAATCTGCCCTTTTTCACCAATTTCAGGTTTTGATCCTCTCTAAAGTCTGCACGCTCTCTACTTAGCGTTGTCAGATGATCAACCATGGACAGACGGCTGTTGCATTTATAAGGGGATATAGATAGATCCTAATATTACAGTTTACTAGTCGTCTCATCTTCAAGAGAGAAGAGATTCAGAATATTTAGTCGTCTTATCTTCAAGGGACAAGAGAAAATCTTTAGGAAAAATTGTAGCGGTAGAAGGTCGTAAATGCTATCTATCTTCAAGGGACAAGAGATCAAGGGACAAGAGAAAATCTATAGGAAAAATTGTAGCAGTAGAAGATCGCAAATGCTATCTATCTTCAAGGGACTAGAGATTCAGAATATTTGGGAGAAATTGTAGCGGTAGAAGATCGAAAATGCTATTGAGCCTTCAGGTATTGTAATGAGATGACTTAGTTTGAAATAGGAAATCCTTCTATAAATGATATCATAGTATCTTtgccaacaaaaaaatatttttatgagagatatttcctaatttataGTACTTATTATCGTGATTTGCtctgggaaaaagaaaaaaaaaagattttagcGTTTTATGTAAATGAAATTGCAAGTAAACACGTatcgaacaaaaaaaaaaaagataagagAAAATACTGTAATCCttggttttattttgatttgtagCGTGGGTTGTGCTCCGACATCTTGATTCTGCTAtacttctcttctcttcccttttttttttttttttcaagacaATCTTATTTCTATTCCTTTAAAAAATGAACCAGATTATATTGAGTTCTCAAAAGAAGCCCAATCAAAATCACACATTGCCTCTGCTGCTCTCTCCTGTCTCTTTCCTCTTCCCTCAGCTCAGCAGTCAGTACCCTTTCTACATGAATTCCTCTTCTATCTTTATCTCCTTCACCTACTGTCTCTCCCTCACTATTTCTTGTACCGAagaactattatatatatatatatatatatatccttgaGGCGCAATTGATTGAATAATGTTGTTAATTTGATAGAAAAGcatgaagaaaacaaaatctaAAACGAGGGTAATCATTGGTTTGCGATATTGTCAGTAACTTATGTTAGGGTTGTGTTTGATTGTTTGTGCTCCCTGCTTTTCTTTCTACCTGGTGGGTTGAGGAAacaaaaaagagtgaaaatggTGACTAAGCTCAGAGTAGAAAGCGGACTTGCAGAAGTTGCAgtgatgatttttttattttttgtagcCATTTAAATGGTTCGATCTCTGTAGAGGAGGGAGGCAGCCTCGAAGTGGATCGGTAAATTTAGCAGGCAAGAAAGATAGCTGCATCTCCTTTTGTTGACCATTTTGGGAGGAGTAGGTAGAGGAGGCGGAGGGAGTCGGTCGGGGGCTGGGGTGAGGGTGCGGAGATGAGGGAGAGGAGAAAGTGCATAATAAGGGAGAGAGGAGGTGGGGCTAtttcgaaaatgaaaagaatttaggttgttttttatttttatttttatttcttaaaatttgAGAGGGAGATGAATGGAGTTGAGTAGAAACTTTTTTCGGAACCAACTGCGACCCATACCAGAGAATATACCGACGACCATGGTTCGATTTTCCTCATTGAATGAAtcggctttgataccaaaagGTCTCtgccaaaattttaaaaaaagattattgtttttttaacTAATGTAGATGAAATTGTAATGTAACGTTTTATACAATTGGCAAGATCAAGAAGTGTGTTCAAAAATTTCTTGTAATAGGTTACCCGTCGTATGCTAACCCCTCAGAAAAATTTTTGTTCCACTGCCAGtactattgaaaaaaaaaaagatgatctTTGCTTCTCGTCAGTGTTTATTAGAGGTATATAATCGTCTGAGGCTCTTTAGAAAAAGGGACGACTATTTACATATCTTGTAACCGGTTATTTAGTCTGCGGGGAACGATATAAGAGCGGTATATATAAAacttcttaaaaaaattataagtagCCATCAAGTTTTCTGGTGGAAATTATAAGTTTTCTCGATTGAGTACGTCATGAGATGGTTCGATGCGTTTTACAGAATGGTCGAGGTGACTCGACGATGACACGGTTGCTTATATAGAATCGTTGAGGTGACTAGATCTTGTATAGAGTTGTCGCTTGCTGGTGGCTGGTTTATTTCCCCCTCAGTCATCTCCTGCTTCCTCCGGCTCAGAAGCTCTTTCGACAACGACAATGGCCATGTAAAGTTCCTCCCCGACTCTGaatgaccaaatctgaacctCATCGCCTTCGTGTAAGTTGTTATCTTCCACAAAATCGGTCCAAACCCTCGTGGTCAGCACGTAGACGTTAGATTTCTTCCCGCATCCCTTTTTCGACTCCCACTTCCTTAAGCTTAGCGTGTGGCGATGGCGTGATGGGCCTATTGCCTGAACTGGAATACCGCTATGGCGTGATGGGCCATTTGCCTGAACTGGCATACCGCTCTGGTTACCTTCAATAGCCGGATTCGATTGCAGTGTTGCCAACTCCTCGTCGTTCAGGAACGCGAGGGACGTGATATGCTTCTTGGGCAGCGACAGGCGGCTGTAATGCTTTGTCACATCAGTCTCGGTCAGCACCTTCTGGCACACGGGGCCGATGTCGCTCCCTCCAAGTTCGCGCTCGATCCAGCCCCTCAAGTCTTGAGGCATGTCCTTGGGATGGAAGAGCAGAGGGCCTTCTTGCTTCGGCTTCCTTGGTGGCCTCGGGTGCTTCGGTCCCCTCTCCTCTTGAGGTCTATTCCTCACTGTTGCAGGGTCCCGACTAAGCTCATGACCCTGAGAGGATTCGATCTCGCTCAAAGCCATTGTTctctccatcttcttcttaATGTTATACTTTTTGTACGCAACATGACCGACAAGCACGAGCATGTCGAACTTGGTCATGCCCTCCCACCAGTGCCCCCTCATATCTTCGGAACAGAGAAGGTCATCCTCCTCGACCTTCTCATCCGTCGTTCTCGCGGAAGTACTCGAGGACGAGatcttcctctctttttccttccttcctcGATTCTCTTCTTCCGCCATTCCTCGATTTGTCTGGAGTTCGCACTAATTCTATAAGGTAGATTAATTTTTCCAGGTTATTTATCGCACCATGTTGCATTTAATTTGTAGCCCATGATATCAAAACAGAaatatctttt
The sequence above is drawn from the Punica granatum isolate Tunisia-2019 chromosome 5, ASM765513v2, whole genome shotgun sequence genome and encodes:
- the LOC116207648 gene encoding uncharacterized protein LOC116207648; this translates as MDESFPFDEPHFDASDILVKELAGTLRTSVRIADDHEMADTSDGEEEEEELNDYEGCAITSTQKHLNRYVSFPSPRKTMSPSSSDKEDEESEPALPELFSEEHAPLKLVSAMKGSREKLGAAQRKLKVTWAPDVYDPPPTSVSHVVRRGTKQQKLSRKDKRHGKRGHKGKDFSRGKGSKDCSNGATGKDKKKKKKKQFGQTPPSSSTCYKLLDASNSVMDPKPDQVENLDMGILDTSCGSSFLKISLTKPHYPVAEAL
- the LOC116207795 gene encoding putative B3 domain-containing protein At2g27410; translated protein: MAEEENRGRKEKERKISSSSTSARTTDEKVEEDDLLCSEDMRGHWWEGMTKFDMLVLVGHVAYKKYNIKKKMERTMALSEIESSQGHELSRDPATVRNRPQEERGPKHPRPPRKPKQEGPLLFHPKDMPQDLRGWIERELGGSDIGPVCQKVLTETDVTKHYSRLSLPKKHITSLAFLNDEELATLQSNPAIEGNQSGMPVQANGPSRHSGIPVQAIGPSRHRHTLSLRKWESKKGCGKKSNVYVLTTRVWTDFVEDNNLHEGDEVQIWSFRVGEELYMAIVVVERASEPEEAGDD